The Legionella sp. PATHC032 genome has a window encoding:
- a CDS encoding class I SAM-dependent rRNA methyltransferase: MKAKVILVSGKQNTVLRGHPWIFPKAIAQYSGKLITGELIEIISSEGENLGVGAYNEHSLYRVRVLALSNEQINRSDYKSLITHRIKQASLVRRCLDLPNEQTNAYRLFNSEADGLSGLTIDCFNEYCVIASSAYWVELNKSIIVQVLQELFPHNHIIWLPQNKPLSQDGWKEIHMEKSQDSTQVMEEGVLYHVEFAHTQKTGLFLDQRENHKRIAKLSRGKKVLDLYTFTGGFALHAAKAGALHVTAVDSSAQAIEQAKNNAVLNHLNNIEFIKADAREYLKMAGEYDVVILDPPKLVPSQKHLQQAKNYYRFLHREAFKYMKTGSLMMTCNCSSALSSQDFCSLVSAQAVAMGKQARILGVYGPASCHPTLAAFPEGNYLTAILFALV, from the coding sequence ATGAAAGCGAAAGTTATTTTAGTAAGTGGGAAGCAAAACACTGTATTAAGAGGTCATCCATGGATTTTCCCCAAAGCCATAGCCCAATATTCGGGAAAACTGATTACAGGTGAATTGATTGAGATAATAAGCTCTGAAGGAGAGAATTTGGGTGTTGGAGCTTATAATGAGCACTCTTTATATAGAGTAAGAGTTCTTGCTCTCTCCAATGAACAGATAAATCGCTCGGATTACAAATCTTTAATTACTCATAGAATCAAACAAGCCAGTCTGGTTAGACGATGTCTTGATTTGCCAAATGAACAGACTAATGCTTATCGACTGTTCAACAGTGAAGCGGATGGACTTTCTGGTTTAACGATTGACTGCTTCAATGAATATTGTGTTATAGCGAGTTCTGCTTATTGGGTAGAATTGAATAAATCGATTATTGTTCAGGTGTTGCAAGAGCTATTCCCGCATAACCATATCATTTGGCTTCCTCAAAACAAACCGTTATCTCAAGATGGTTGGAAAGAAATCCATATGGAGAAAAGTCAGGATAGCACGCAGGTTATGGAAGAAGGTGTTCTGTATCATGTTGAATTTGCGCATACCCAGAAAACTGGATTGTTTCTTGACCAAAGAGAAAATCACAAGAGGATAGCAAAACTATCCAGGGGAAAAAAAGTCCTGGATCTTTATACTTTTACCGGAGGGTTTGCTTTGCACGCAGCGAAAGCGGGCGCTCTTCATGTTACTGCTGTAGATAGCTCCGCACAGGCAATAGAGCAGGCTAAAAATAATGCTGTTTTAAATCACTTAAATAATATTGAATTTATTAAAGCAGATGCCAGAGAATATCTGAAAATGGCCGGTGAATATGATGTGGTGATTCTTGACCCACCAAAACTGGTTCCTTCACAGAAACATTTACAGCAAGCTAAAAATTATTACCGATTTTTACACAGAGAAGCATTTAAATATATGAAAACAGGATCTTTAATGATGACCTGCAATTGTTCTTCAGCACTTTCATCTCAGGATTTTTGTTCTCTGGTAAGCGCTCAGGCTGTTGCGATGGGAAAGCAGGCGCGTATTTTAGGCGTATACGGGCCAGCAAGCTGTCATCCCACTTTGGCAGCCTTCCCAGAAGGAAATTATTTAACAGCAATTTTATTTGCATTGGTGTAA
- a CDS encoding glycoside hydrolase family 3 protein, translating to MGIALKIKSIILSFFLILVTNVACAAEVSLRDKIGQMIILGFQGKVVDEKSPIAQAIEKDNIGGVILFDFNQQSQTFDKNIESPEQVNQLNNQLQVLTQKANHKYHRDNLPLLVSVDYEGGNVNRLHPRYGFPEMPSAKDVGSMSLERANASAKLMANTLKSTGFNLNFFPELDVNINPDNPIIGKKDRSFSSIPEVVTQYAQLYTEQFIEHQIHCSYKHFPGHGSSLSDSHLGFVDISDTWSEQELIPFLQLLSQPKHCDMVMIAHIVNRKLDMTGLPASLSYQIINGLLRRDLKFDGVVITDDMQMKAITNYYGLEAAVTLSINAGADMLIFGNQLVEKFQGSKEIIDMIEQKVRSGEISEQRINEAYQRIVKMKRSFSY from the coding sequence ATGGGTATAGCATTGAAAATCAAGTCAATTATTTTATCTTTTTTTCTTATTTTGGTGACTAATGTAGCTTGCGCTGCTGAAGTGAGTTTAAGAGATAAAATTGGACAGATGATAATATTAGGATTCCAAGGCAAAGTGGTTGACGAGAAATCACCTATTGCCCAGGCCATTGAGAAAGACAATATTGGTGGTGTTATTCTTTTCGATTTTAATCAGCAGTCACAAACTTTTGATAAAAATATAGAAAGTCCAGAACAAGTCAACCAGTTAAATAATCAGTTACAAGTACTAACACAAAAAGCCAATCATAAGTATCATAGAGATAATTTACCATTGTTGGTTTCAGTTGATTACGAGGGAGGAAATGTAAATCGATTACATCCACGTTATGGATTCCCCGAAATGCCTTCGGCAAAAGACGTTGGTTCCATGTCGCTGGAGAGAGCTAATGCGTCAGCAAAATTGATGGCAAATACTTTAAAATCAACAGGATTTAATTTGAATTTCTTCCCTGAATTAGATGTGAATATAAATCCTGATAATCCTATCATAGGTAAAAAAGACAGGAGCTTCTCTTCGATACCGGAAGTTGTCACTCAATACGCACAACTTTATACAGAGCAGTTTATAGAACATCAAATACATTGTTCTTATAAACATTTTCCGGGACATGGCAGTTCATTATCTGATTCACATTTAGGTTTTGTAGATATAAGTGATACCTGGAGCGAGCAGGAGCTAATCCCTTTTTTACAACTATTGTCTCAACCCAAGCATTGCGATATGGTGATGATAGCTCATATTGTCAATAGAAAACTGGATATGACAGGACTTCCTGCCAGCCTTTCTTACCAGATCATTAACGGATTATTGCGTCGTGATTTAAAATTTGATGGGGTTGTGATCACTGATGATATGCAAATGAAAGCAATAACAAATTATTATGGATTAGAGGCTGCTGTTACACTTTCAATTAATGCAGGAGCAGATATGCTAATATTTGGTAATCAATTAGTAGAAAAATTTCAAGGCTCGAAAGAAATTATTGACATGATAGAGCAAAAAGTTCGCTCTGGGGAAATTTCTGAACAAAGGATTAATGAAGCTTATCAGCGAATTGTAAAAATGAAGAGGTCTTTTAGTTATTAG
- a CDS encoding DJ-1/PfpI family protein: protein MKKVLKKEDAANKKLGVLIYENVQPMDVIGPWEVFATWKTILDAPIDMFLVAETSNEVCCANQISLKPHCEFNNAPQFNYLLVPGGVGRREQIYNSNLLLFLKKQAENSEYLLSVCTGAFLLHAAGLLTNHQATTYWRAIPELKSFDDVQLVEKRIVKSDKIWTTGGISSGIDMAFEFISTIAGNDVAGKVQLLFEYFPHNKLYCQPAMVSELPSYYATKKEGAVLAMNLPDYIKEYFKKS, encoded by the coding sequence ATGAAAAAAGTGCTGAAAAAGGAAGATGCAGCGAATAAAAAATTGGGAGTTTTGATTTATGAAAACGTCCAGCCCATGGATGTGATTGGACCGTGGGAAGTGTTTGCAACCTGGAAAACTATTCTTGATGCCCCTATTGACATGTTTCTGGTGGCAGAAACCAGTAATGAAGTTTGTTGCGCAAATCAAATAAGTCTGAAACCTCATTGTGAATTTAATAATGCCCCACAATTTAATTATTTACTGGTTCCAGGTGGGGTTGGTAGAAGAGAGCAAATATATAATTCAAACTTACTTCTTTTTTTGAAAAAACAGGCTGAAAACAGTGAGTATTTGCTTTCTGTTTGTACTGGAGCATTTTTATTGCATGCGGCGGGGCTATTGACTAATCATCAAGCAACAACTTATTGGCGTGCCATTCCTGAATTAAAATCTTTTGATGATGTCCAATTGGTTGAAAAACGCATCGTTAAGTCAGATAAAATTTGGACTACTGGTGGAATTTCCAGTGGTATTGATATGGCATTTGAGTTTATTTCAACCATTGCTGGCAATGATGTTGCAGGAAAAGTACAGTTGCTTTTTGAATATTTCCCTCATAATAAGCTGTATTGTCAGCCTGCTATGGTGAGTGAGTTGCCTTCTTACTATGCAACTAAAAAAGAGGGGGCGGTGTTGGCAATGAATTTGCCTGATTACATTAAAGAGTATTTCAAGAAAAGTTAA
- the hisIE gene encoding bifunctional phosphoribosyl-AMP cyclohydrolase/phosphoribosyl-ATP diphosphatase HisIE, with protein MSDLDINSLDWQKMNGLLPAIIQNAENGKVLMLGYMNQEALIATLTTGQLTLYSRSRKRLWRKGESSGNSMALQHISADCDNDSLLIQVIPKGPACHLGYSTCYQPHNNYTLGFLDGLIELINERAEEKNPNSYTAQLLDSGVDRCAQKLGEEAVETVIAAVSNNKEELINETADFIYHLLVLLKACELSFYDVLLCLQARDRSVHT; from the coding sequence ATGAGTGACTTGGACATTAACTCTCTTGATTGGCAAAAAATGAATGGACTATTGCCGGCAATAATCCAAAACGCAGAAAATGGTAAAGTATTGATGCTGGGTTACATGAACCAGGAGGCACTGATTGCCACATTAACTACAGGACAACTGACCTTATACAGCAGAAGTCGAAAAAGACTATGGCGTAAAGGAGAGTCTTCCGGCAATAGTATGGCTCTGCAACATATTAGTGCCGATTGCGACAATGACAGTCTTTTGATCCAGGTTATTCCTAAAGGACCAGCTTGTCATTTAGGTTACTCAACCTGCTATCAACCACATAATAATTATACCCTTGGTTTTCTTGATGGTTTGATTGAATTAATTAACGAGCGTGCTGAGGAAAAAAATCCAAACAGTTATACAGCCCAACTCTTGGATTCTGGGGTGGACAGATGTGCTCAAAAATTAGGAGAAGAGGCGGTAGAAACAGTGATAGCTGCTGTTAGTAACAATAAAGAAGAACTTATCAACGAAACAGCTGATTTCATTTATCATTTATTAGTGCTTTTAAAAGCTTGTGAATTAAGTTTTTATGATGTTTTATTGTGTCTACAGGCAAGGGACAGAAGTGTACATACTTAA
- the hisF gene encoding imidazole glycerol phosphate synthase subunit HisF — protein sequence MLTKRIIPCLDVRDNQVVKGVKFRNHRIIGDILPLAAHYSASGADELVFYDITASSDDRSVCPGWVNKVAATINIPFTVAGGIRTLHQARSILNAGADKISINSPALENPSLINELSKEFGKQCVVIGIDSQWIVDDYYVYQYTGNENKSINSKRKTREWIHEIQDRGAGEIVLNCMQSDGVRMGYDIAQLSEMINLCQVPLIASGGAGKLDDFVELFKKSHVSGALAASVFHDKILAINNIKLALQTENIEVRL from the coding sequence ATGTTAACCAAGCGAATCATTCCCTGTCTTGACGTTCGAGATAATCAGGTTGTCAAGGGAGTAAAATTTCGCAATCATAGAATAATTGGAGACATACTCCCCTTGGCTGCTCACTACTCAGCATCGGGTGCAGACGAATTGGTATTTTATGATATTACAGCAAGTAGCGATGACCGATCTGTTTGTCCTGGCTGGGTCAATAAAGTGGCGGCTACTATCAATATTCCATTCACAGTGGCTGGAGGCATCCGAACCTTGCACCAAGCAAGATCAATATTAAATGCCGGTGCAGACAAAATCTCAATCAACAGCCCTGCATTGGAAAACCCTTCATTGATTAACGAATTGAGCAAAGAGTTTGGAAAACAATGTGTGGTTATAGGGATTGATAGTCAGTGGATAGTTGATGATTATTATGTCTATCAGTATACAGGCAATGAAAATAAAAGTATCAATTCAAAACGTAAAACTCGAGAATGGATACATGAAATTCAAGACCGCGGCGCTGGTGAGATAGTCCTTAATTGCATGCAATCAGATGGCGTTCGAATGGGATATGATATTGCACAGCTATCAGAAATGATAAACCTGTGCCAAGTTCCCCTCATCGCATCAGGCGGTGCTGGAAAACTTGATGATTTTGTTGAATTATTTAAGAAATCTCATGTCAGCGGGGCTTTGGCAGCAAGCGTTTTTCATGACAAAATACTGGCAATCAATAACATAAAACTGGCATTACAAACAGAAAATATTGAGGTAAGACTATGA
- a CDS encoding 1-(5-phosphoribosyl)-5-[(5-phosphoribosylamino)methylideneamino] imidazole-4-carboxamide isomerase, whose protein sequence is MLVIPAIDLQSGRCVRLKQGRFDQVTQFSIFPTERALYFAKLGAKRLHVVDLDGARSGKMQQLELICSMQNTGIPIQAGGGIRSVEQALECTNAGISQLVIGSLAITNRDLTIQIIERIKPENIILALDVRVDAKVPLLAINGWQNSSTNNLWEVVSYYENFGIKQILCTDIACDGMMSGPNFDLYQQAVKYFPQIAWQASGGIRHLQDITTLDSLGISAVILGLMLYQDNVNFEELLC, encoded by the coding sequence ATGTTAGTTATTCCAGCTATTGATTTGCAATCAGGGCGATGTGTTCGCTTAAAACAAGGACGATTTGATCAAGTAACGCAATTTAGCATTTTTCCCACAGAAAGAGCCTTGTACTTTGCCAAATTAGGGGCAAAACGTCTTCACGTCGTAGACTTGGATGGTGCACGTAGTGGGAAAATGCAACAATTGGAGCTCATTTGTTCCATGCAAAATACAGGGATACCGATTCAGGCCGGAGGTGGAATCAGGAGTGTAGAACAAGCTTTGGAATGTACTAACGCGGGAATTTCACAATTGGTCATTGGCAGCCTAGCTATTACAAATCGTGATTTGACAATACAAATCATTGAAAGGATTAAACCCGAAAATATTATTCTTGCTCTGGACGTTCGTGTTGATGCAAAAGTTCCGCTTCTTGCAATTAATGGCTGGCAAAATAGTAGTACAAACAATCTTTGGGAAGTAGTGTCCTATTACGAAAACTTTGGGATAAAGCAAATACTTTGTACAGATATCGCATGCGATGGCATGATGAGTGGACCTAATTTCGATTTGTATCAACAAGCAGTTAAATATTTTCCTCAGATTGCCTGGCAAGCCTCAGGGGGAATTCGTCATTTGCAGGATATTACAACGCTCGATTCATTAGGAATATCCGCCGTAATCCTTGGTTTAATGCTTTATCAAGATAATGTAAATTTCGAGGAATTATTATGTTAA
- the hisH gene encoding imidazole glycerol phosphate synthase subunit HisH produces MIAVIDVSGNNLTSLTNALIRLGGHFALTHDAQEIQKASHVILPGVGTARSGMKALQQNGLIDILRTLTQPLLGICLGMQLLFEYSEEDDVPCLGLIPGVAELLKTEKNHPVPHMGWNNLHWQKTSSLQQGLNENDYVYFVHSYALKADAYALARCRYHEEFTAVVKKDNFYGMQFHPEKSADVGMVLLNNFLSLESAC; encoded by the coding sequence ATGATTGCTGTGATTGATGTCAGTGGGAATAATTTAACTTCTCTAACGAATGCCTTGATTCGATTAGGAGGTCATTTTGCGCTGACCCATGATGCTCAAGAAATACAAAAAGCAAGCCATGTCATTTTGCCTGGGGTTGGAACAGCGCGTTCTGGTATGAAGGCTTTGCAGCAAAATGGACTAATAGACATTTTAAGAACATTAACCCAACCGCTTCTTGGAATCTGCCTTGGAATGCAATTATTGTTTGAATACAGTGAAGAAGACGACGTACCTTGTCTGGGTTTGATTCCTGGGGTTGCAGAGTTATTAAAAACAGAAAAAAATCATCCTGTTCCTCATATGGGATGGAACAATCTTCATTGGCAAAAAACATCATCATTACAACAGGGATTAAATGAAAATGATTATGTTTATTTTGTTCATAGCTATGCTCTAAAAGCAGATGCTTATGCCTTGGCCCGATGTCGATATCACGAAGAGTTCACTGCGGTTGTAAAAAAAGACAATTTTTATGGCATGCAATTTCATCCAGAAAAATCAGCTGATGTTGGCATGGTATTACTAAATAATTTTTTATCTTTGGAGTCTGCATGTTAG
- the hisB gene encoding bifunctional histidinol-phosphatase/imidazoleglycerol-phosphate dehydratase HisB: MKKILFIDRDGTLVEEPFDFQVDSLDKIKLTSGVIPALLQLQKAGFTFIMVSNQNGIGTAAFPEEDFAVCHEFILDLFSSQGIIFDEILICPHTPEDNCICRKPKTGLLERYLKEAAFAKHYSWVIGDRDTDKEFADNLGVNFLPISKTNTWEMVAAAIINNSRKASVQRKTKETAIDLSVQLDSDQISIIDTPIPFFTHMLEQVAKHGGFDLRLQASGDLEVDEHHLVEDTAFALGEAIRTALGDKWGINRYGYTLPMDESLATIAIDISGRNFCDFKGQFTREFVGGMATEMVPHFFQSLSSALGATIHIQVTGTNHHHMIEACFKVLGRALRQACSRTNDYLPSTKGVL; this comes from the coding sequence ATGAAAAAGATTTTATTTATTGACCGCGATGGCACTTTAGTTGAAGAACCTTTTGATTTTCAAGTCGATTCTCTGGATAAAATTAAATTAACATCTGGTGTAATACCAGCGCTGTTGCAATTACAAAAAGCCGGCTTTACCTTCATTATGGTATCCAATCAAAATGGCATAGGAACTGCGGCATTTCCAGAAGAAGATTTTGCAGTTTGCCATGAATTCATCCTGGATCTGTTTTCCTCTCAAGGCATTATTTTTGATGAGATTTTGATATGCCCACATACCCCTGAGGACAACTGTATTTGTAGAAAACCTAAAACTGGCCTGCTCGAGCGTTACTTAAAAGAGGCTGCATTTGCTAAACATTATTCATGGGTAATTGGCGATCGAGATACTGATAAAGAATTTGCTGATAATCTGGGTGTTAATTTCTTGCCTATTTCAAAAACAAATACTTGGGAAATGGTGGCTGCTGCGATCATCAACAATTCTCGCAAAGCTTCTGTGCAGAGAAAAACAAAAGAAACTGCAATAGATTTGTCAGTTCAACTGGATAGCGATCAAATCAGTATCATAGACACTCCTATCCCCTTCTTCACTCACATGTTGGAACAAGTAGCAAAACACGGGGGCTTTGATTTGCGATTGCAAGCTTCTGGGGATTTGGAGGTCGATGAGCATCACTTGGTTGAGGATACAGCCTTTGCGTTGGGGGAAGCAATTAGAACAGCGCTTGGTGACAAATGGGGGATTAATCGTTATGGTTATACCCTTCCTATGGATGAATCATTAGCTACCATTGCAATCGATATCAGTGGCAGAAATTTTTGTGATTTCAAAGGTCAGTTTACACGTGAATTTGTTGGCGGTATGGCAACAGAAATGGTTCCTCACTTTTTCCAATCGCTATCCAGTGCGTTGGGGGCAACTATCCACATCCAGGTAACAGGTACCAACCATCACCACATGATTGAAGCTTGCTTCAAAGTTTTAGGCAGAGCCTTACGACAGGCATGCTCAAGAACAAATGATTATCTACCTTCAACCAAAGGTGTATTATGA
- the hisC gene encoding histidinol-phosphate transaminase, with the protein MPILNLVRPDLLNSQNYIPGGESARYRSHANELPWSPVTMDGHNLNYYPNIGLQMDLQKQLAKGYHINSDQIVLTRGSDDGIDLTTRLFLTAGKDAFMQFPPTFPMYVFYVRLQQAELIECPLDIKTNFRLTLDQIKNNWKPNCKVIMFCSPNNPTGNLVDLSLIAKTCELYANQSIIVVDEAYIEFANAPSAASLIGEFENLIVLRTLSKAYGLAGLRLGCIIAQSHIIQAFNKIIAPYAIATPGMELAKKALNNSNWFTQNIEQIKSSRAWVIKKFAENPIIEKIYPTETNFILIQTRYSKQLTTWLAHHGIAVRDFPSTSLLHDHLRITVGHDEQNQLLINALSSFNADEAGLTYEKDFIY; encoded by the coding sequence ATGCCCATACTTAATCTAGTTCGCCCAGATTTATTAAATAGCCAAAATTATATCCCCGGTGGAGAGAGTGCTCGCTACCGTTCACATGCCAATGAACTGCCTTGGTCACCAGTTACTATGGATGGACATAATTTAAATTATTATCCAAACATCGGTTTACAAATGGATCTGCAAAAGCAATTGGCAAAAGGTTACCACATCAATTCCGATCAAATAGTACTTACAAGAGGGAGTGATGATGGGATTGATTTGACAACCAGACTTTTTCTAACTGCAGGAAAAGACGCTTTCATGCAATTTCCCCCTACTTTCCCGATGTACGTTTTTTATGTTCGGCTACAACAAGCAGAATTGATCGAATGCCCTCTGGATATAAAGACTAATTTTCGCCTCACCTTGGATCAAATTAAAAATAACTGGAAGCCGAACTGCAAAGTTATCATGTTTTGTAGTCCTAATAACCCGACTGGTAATTTAGTGGATTTAAGTCTAATTGCCAAAACATGCGAACTGTATGCGAATCAATCTATTATAGTTGTGGACGAAGCGTATATAGAGTTTGCAAATGCGCCAAGCGCTGCGTCCTTAATTGGAGAGTTTGAAAATCTGATTGTCTTAAGAACTCTGTCAAAAGCCTATGGGCTGGCGGGATTACGTTTAGGCTGCATTATAGCTCAGAGCCATATTATTCAAGCCTTTAATAAAATCATTGCTCCCTATGCTATTGCCACTCCTGGCATGGAACTAGCTAAAAAAGCTTTGAATAATAGCAATTGGTTCACACAAAATATTGAGCAGATCAAATCATCTCGTGCCTGGGTTATAAAAAAATTCGCCGAGAATCCAATCATTGAAAAAATTTATCCTACGGAAACCAATTTTATTCTTATTCAAACACGATACTCAAAACAATTGACCACTTGGCTTGCCCATCATGGCATAGCAGTAAGAGATTTTCCTTCGACCTCTTTATTGCATGATCACCTTCGCATTACCGTGGGTCATGATGAACAAAATCAATTATTGATTAATGCCTTATCCTCATTTAACGCTGATGAAGCAGGATTAACTTATGAAAAAGATTTTATTTATTGA
- the hisD gene encoding histidinol dehydrogenase: MLTIKNWQLLSENDKKLCLSRPRQSSAIKENVLEIINQVQLSGDKALYDLTKRFDRVNLQYLQVPQEKIEQANIPQNALTAIKQAIGTISSYHQSLLPENTEISTASGITIRNVYRPIQKVGLYVPGGNKTPLVSSLLMQAIPAKVAGCPIKVLCTPPDVEGEINEHILVAARLCGIDTIYAIGGAQAIAAMAYGTESVIKVDKIFGPGNSYVTQAKTLVAIDADGAAVDMPAGPSEVMILADNQANSEFIAADLLAQAEHGPDSQVILICDDCELANHVNQQLEIQMSYLSRTKFIKQSLVNSMIIICTNPSEQLDIINSYAPEHLIINRKKPEPWVEKIVAAGTVFLGPWAAETMGDYVTGSNHVLPTCGFARNHSGLSTFDFMTRFTVQAINQEGIRNLGPSAMTLAEIEGLDAHANAVQVRLNALEV, translated from the coding sequence ATGTTAACAATTAAAAACTGGCAATTACTGTCTGAAAACGATAAAAAGCTATGCCTTTCAAGACCGCGACAGAGTTCTGCAATAAAAGAAAATGTGCTGGAAATTATAAATCAGGTTCAATTATCAGGAGATAAAGCACTTTATGATTTAACCAAACGGTTTGATAGAGTCAATTTACAATATTTACAGGTTCCTCAGGAAAAAATTGAACAGGCAAACATACCGCAAAATGCCCTCACTGCTATAAAACAAGCCATTGGAACAATCTCGTCATATCACCAGTCTTTGTTACCTGAAAATACCGAGATTTCGACTGCATCAGGAATTACAATCCGCAATGTCTACAGACCAATCCAAAAAGTCGGCTTGTATGTGCCTGGAGGAAATAAAACACCTTTAGTTTCTTCACTTCTCATGCAGGCAATACCGGCAAAGGTAGCGGGTTGCCCAATAAAAGTGCTTTGTACTCCCCCTGATGTGGAAGGGGAAATTAACGAACATATACTCGTAGCTGCAAGATTATGTGGTATCGACACGATTTACGCTATAGGTGGAGCTCAAGCCATAGCAGCTATGGCTTATGGCACTGAAAGTGTCATCAAAGTGGATAAAATATTCGGACCGGGTAATAGCTATGTCACTCAGGCAAAAACTTTAGTTGCAATTGACGCCGACGGAGCTGCGGTTGACATGCCCGCTGGGCCATCTGAAGTGATGATTCTTGCAGACAATCAAGCAAACTCTGAATTTATTGCTGCAGATTTATTAGCCCAAGCTGAACATGGTCCGGATTCGCAGGTTATTTTAATTTGCGATGATTGTGAATTGGCAAACCACGTTAATCAACAGCTGGAAATTCAGATGAGTTATTTGTCAAGAACAAAATTTATTAAACAATCACTCGTCAATAGCATGATTATTATATGTACTAATCCATCGGAACAACTGGATATTATTAACTCCTACGCTCCGGAACACCTGATCATTAACAGAAAAAAACCCGAACCCTGGGTTGAGAAAATCGTAGCGGCCGGAACAGTATTTCTTGGTCCTTGGGCAGCAGAAACAATGGGAGACTATGTGACCGGAAGTAATCACGTGTTACCCACCTGTGGTTTTGCCAGAAACCATAGTGGGCTCTCTACCTTTGATTTTATGACACGATTTACCGTGCAAGCCATAAATCAGGAGGGTATCCGTAATTTAGGTCCATCAGCAATGACTTTAGCAGAAATAGAGGGTTTGGATGCTCATGCCAATGCGGTTCAGGTAAGACTTAATGCTCTGGAGGTTTAA
- the hisG gene encoding ATP phosphoribosyltransferase: MKNRLRLALQKKGRLSDESLNLLQRCGLKFRIKPNALLTHVDNFPIDLLFVRDDDIPTLVFDSLCDGGIVGENVLLEASFNRPDKVYRKILALGSCTCRLSIAVPEAFDYQGAGSLDGKRIATSYPNLLNNYLAERKISAEILTLSGSVEVAPRMGMADVICDLVSTGQTLEDNKLKEVDTVLNSQAVFIQTQRQLDPDIQELFAMLARRIQAVQQAQERKYIVFHAPKSALERIAQKLPGAESPTILPLPGNNEKVAVHVVSSEGVFWNTLETIQYLGASSILVLPIEKMLE, from the coding sequence GTGAAAAATCGTTTACGTCTGGCCTTACAAAAAAAAGGCCGATTATCAGATGAATCTTTAAATCTCCTGCAACGCTGTGGTTTAAAGTTTCGTATTAAACCAAACGCATTATTAACTCATGTTGATAATTTTCCAATCGATTTACTATTTGTTCGCGATGATGACATCCCTACTCTCGTATTCGACAGTTTATGTGATGGTGGCATCGTGGGAGAAAATGTGCTGCTGGAAGCTTCTTTTAACAGACCAGACAAAGTCTATAGAAAAATATTGGCATTAGGCAGTTGTACTTGTCGTTTATCGATAGCAGTACCAGAAGCATTCGACTATCAAGGAGCCGGTAGTTTGGATGGGAAGCGAATTGCCACGAGCTATCCAAATTTACTCAACAATTATCTTGCTGAACGAAAAATTAGTGCGGAAATTCTGACATTATCTGGCTCAGTTGAGGTAGCACCACGAATGGGAATGGCTGATGTCATATGCGATTTGGTATCCACTGGCCAAACACTCGAAGATAATAAACTCAAAGAAGTCGATACTGTTCTCAATAGTCAGGCCGTCTTTATTCAAACTCAGAGGCAATTGGATCCTGATATTCAAGAGTTGTTTGCCATGCTTGCCAGAAGAATACAGGCTGTCCAGCAAGCTCAGGAAAGAAAATACATTGTTTTTCACGCGCCCAAATCCGCCCTTGAGCGAATTGCTCAAAAATTACCAGGCGCTGAATCCCCAACCATTCTTCCATTACCAGGCAACAATGAGAAGGTTGCAGTGCATGTCGTCTCCAGTGAAGGTGTGTTTTGGAATACGTTAGAGACAATTCAATATTTAGGTGCCAGCTCCATCCTGGTATTACCCATTGAAAAAATGCTGGAGTAA
- a CDS encoding YerC/YecD family TrpR-related protein → MKIHGSFKNSALPNLMQAISLLKNEDEAMQFFTDLCTPAELESMADRWQVVPLLRQGIPYRTIHEETGVSVTTITRVARCLSFGTGGYRLIAERLEKL, encoded by the coding sequence ATGAAAATACATGGCTCTTTTAAGAATTCTGCACTCCCGAACTTAATGCAAGCCATCAGTTTGCTTAAAAACGAAGACGAGGCCATGCAGTTTTTTACAGATTTATGTACTCCTGCCGAGCTAGAGTCTATGGCTGATCGATGGCAAGTAGTTCCTTTGCTACGCCAGGGCATCCCATACAGAACGATTCATGAAGAAACAGGGGTCAGTGTAACAACCATCACGCGAGTTGCTCGTTGTTTAAGCTTTGGTACAGGCGGTTATCGTTTAATAGCTGAAAGATTGGAGAAGTTGTGA